In Rosa rugosa chromosome 4, drRosRugo1.1, whole genome shotgun sequence, the genomic stretch atatttgtaaaataaatATTGGATAACACGGAGATATTGTAAAAGTCTGAAATACCCTTATATGGTTTGTTTTTGCCGGGAAGGACTGAGAGGGAGCAACACGTTTTGGAACTTTTGAAAAGTGGCGATGATCATCAGAGCGACAACGGTCACCAAGAACCATCCGAACAATAAAGCCGACGGCGCCGCCGCTCTGCTAAAAGCTTGCTCATCGGTCCGCCACCTGAAGCAAATCCACGCCCACATTCTCCGCTCCAATCTCCACCGCAACGCCTCCTTAGCCTccactctcatctctctctacgcctctctctcctcctcatcctcccCTCGCTACACCCACCATGTCTTCACCTCTTTCCCCAACCCaaacctctctctcttcaaCCACGCCATCAGGGCTTTCTCGAAGACCCACTCGCTCTGTTCCGAGGCGATGGTATTGTATAACCAAATGGTTCGCGCGGGAATGAGGCCCGATAACTATAGCTTCCCTTTTATGCTAAATTCGTGTGCCGCGAGAAGTGATATTTTTCAAGGGGTTGAGGTCCATGGCCGCATTGTTAAAACGGGGTTCGGGTTTTGTGTTCCGGTGTCGAATGCTTTGATTGATATGTATGGGAAATGTGGGGAGTTGGAGACCGCACggaaggtgtttgatgaaatgcgtGAAAGAGATGTTGTTTCGTATAATGCAATTTTAGGGGCACATGCCAGAGGTGGGGTGGATATGGAGGGTGCCGCGATTTTGTTCGAGGGAATGCAGTGGAGAAATGCTATATCTTGGAATGCGATTATTGTGGGGTATGTAAATAGTGGGGATGTGGTCTCGGCTAGGGATGTGTTTGATAGGATGCCGGGGAGGAATGTTGTTTCTTGGACTACAATGCTGGTGGGGTATACTAAAAATGGGTTTATGGATATGGCTAatggtgtttttgatgaaatgccTGAGCGGAGTTTGATTTGTTGGACGGCTATGATATCTGGGTACTCACAAAATGGGAGGCCAAGTGAAGCACTTTCACTTTTCCGGAGAATGGAGAAATCAGGGGTAAAGCCGGATGCGTTTACCATGACAGCGTTGATCTCTGCATTGGCACAGTTGGGCCGTGCTGATCTGGCAAATTGGATTGGATCTTATGTTGATCGAGAAGGCATAGAACAGAACGAACAAGTGCTCACTGCACTGGTTGACATGCATGCCAAGTGTGGGAATATGGAAGAGGCTTGTCGTGTTTTTGAGAAGATTCCTTGGAAGGATGTTTTCTCCTACAGTGCAATAATCACAGGTCTTGCTTCTCATGGTCATGGGATTAAAGCGCTTGAGATCTTCCGGAGGATGCTGGCAGAAAACATCGAACCTGATCACGTCACATTTGTTGGGGTATTGACTGCCTGTGGCCATGCAGGACTCGTTGAAGATGGAATGACCTATTGGGAAAGCATGATTAAAGATTACAATATTCAGCCTGGTGCAGATCACTATGCTTGCGTGGTTGATATGCTGGGACGTGCTGGGAAGCTTAACGAGGCACACAATTTAGTCAAGGGCATGCCTATGGGTCCACAGCCTGGAGCATTGGGAGCTTTGCTTGCAGCATGTAGAACATACGGAAATCTACATATTGCTGAAAGTATTGCTGAGAAGCTCTTCAAGTTAGAGCCTGAGAATACTGGAAATTATATGCTACTTTCTGGTATCTATGCATCAAAAGAGCGATGGGATGAAGCCAAAAAAGTGCGGGAAGCAATGAACAAGAAAAGTGGAATTAAGCTTCCTGGCTTTAGCTGGGTTGAAATTAGCAAAGGCCATTCAACTCAATTGAAGAACCAAATTTAAATGTCACTTTTATGGTAGTACTCCTGCATACTGCCATCATGTAACTGATCTAATGCACATTTTTGCTCTCAGTGCAAGTGTTAGGTTGTTATGGATTACTTACAACCGGGTTAGTGCATGGCCAGAGATAATTGTGCATTCGTAAGCCCAATTATAATATATTGAAGACAGTTAACCAGTAATTGGCATGAATGCTGCCAGATACCGACACAGTGGCCTTGAAATCCTCACTGTTAAAACAGAATCCTGCTACGTTTTGTTCGCCTCAGTAATCGTTGAGCTTCATTTCAGCAAGGCATTATATTCTCATCACTTGTTTTAGATTGTCTTTGGCTTCTTTACACTGTTTAATTTTGGATGGAAGATCATCCTTTCAGGGATAAAGAGCGAAACAGAATAAAGTATAGCAGAAAGTGTGTatacacacaaacacacacttttTACCCGCccccctcttttttttcttggaatAATGAACTTGCAGCGATCACTCTACTTATGCTGTGTACTATGTTGCAGAAAGTATATATGTACCTTTTGGCAGGTGAAATCTGTAAACTCGACTGTCATTACATATTGATGGTTCATGAATTTGAAAATAAACTATATTTCTCAACATTGTAGACTATCAATCTTACTGCAGAAATTGTGGCAGCCAACGCAATGAGAGAAAAAGTAATAATGTTGAACCAATGCCATAAGTTCTGATGTGGTCTAGCTGTCTTTCCCTTGACCTATAAGAAAGGAAAGCCCAAATTAGCAATAGATTCAGTAATCTTTACCTTCCTGATTATGGTGCATTTAGtatagaaaattacattaatgaaaATCAAGCTTGGGAACACGAGCGTTAGAGGAATGAGTGCTAATGCGCCAAACAAGTTTACAAAGTCCCCCATGAAAGGAATAGCTGCTGTCACAAGTGTATTTCCAGCGAAGAGGAGGGCTCGAATGCAAAATCTCCTCTTGAGATTTTCTGCTGAGTTAATGCTCTTATCAAGGTGGAGGAACTTGGTATCAAGGGCCTCATGAATTGGTATAACAAATGTCTGTTGAGATTAGGAAAAATAAAAGATGGAAGTTAAGTTGAAAAACAAATTCTGCAGTAATATGGATGAAGAATCAAAGGAGCAAGCAAGTGAAGATTGTGATACTGAGAAGTATTGTACAGTATTTCATGGTTCAATCATCATTAGTATAACTTACATGTTGGGAGACTATGGATTGTACAAAAACGGCAGCGTTTATGAAGACCTTGATCCATCTAGGACCACTTAGCTGATTCGGGAGGTATTCAGATACTTTTGAGCCAAATGCCCAATATCCTGCTATGGTAACTCCATAGTAAAAGAGGAGCCCCACAGTAAACTGCATGTACAGAGCCTTCCTCATATTTGCCACTACAGGCTTCCGAAGAGTTGACTGCATATACCAGAAAGATGATACAGAATTTGAGTCATTGCCAATCTTAGTCATTGCTAGAATCTGTTTCTAGATGGTACGAACCTGTATTTCTGGTACTAAGCCTGAACTACTGCAGACAACAATTGCTGAAATTGCATTAAGGGCTTTGAACACCCTGTCTTCTTTGCTTCCGCTGACATGATAATCACGGTTTGTGTTAGCTTTCCCTGCAGAAGAGTTGAATGATTGCATGAATCCTGAGCATTGTAAATGGAACAATGCATAAATGAGCATTGGTTCAACTACATGTGTATATCATATGGTGCATACCATCGCCAATTAGTACCACCAATAGTATGATTACATAAACAAAGGTGACAATTGTAGAGGGGATGAGCCAAATTCCCATATCAGACATTGTAGGAACGCAAAATGCAAAAATGAAGAAGGCTACTCCGGTGAGAATGATGAAGTATTGGAGCCTCCAAGGAGAGTCGCTGAACTCTGCGTTTATCGCCTGCAAGTTTGCAGAGAAAAATGTCGAAGAAACTTCAGCCAGCTTCTCATTGCACAGACATAAATTAATGCATGTCACATTTTCGACCACATTGTATGGCATATGGCATATCACTTGTTGAGGTGAGACTCACTTGTACGCATAGGTCTGCACCTCTACTAATGATACACACAAAGTATGGCATTTCATTTGTAAACTAAGGTTCCGTTTCGATTAGGTGATCGGAAATGGGCTGGTTTTTCCTTGCTCATGTTTGGTAAGTACTTTAGGAAAGAATTCACCCTTTTGAGCAAACTCAGGCTCCTTGGGATTACATTTTCCAGCCTCTTAGATTATTTCACCGCAAACCAAACAACACCTAAGAAAATATGCAAGACATATACTGAAGTTTTAGAATTGGTAAAATACCTTGAGCGCTTTTCCCCCAAGGAGAATGAAACCCATGTTTGTAAGAAGAATGACCAAGTATTGGAGGAAAAATGTGATGTAATTCATTTTTCTCCCTGtaaaagatagagagagagaaagagagagataaaaTATAACATTTCAAtaactttatttgttttttgttttcagcTAATTAAGGTGTTTCACGACTTGATCGTATGTTAAGATGTACCATGTGTTAAAATAAATTGATGATAAAAGAGGTAACTCATGATTGTATTTAACGGGTGGCATGTCATAAAAATAGGGACTCACCGCATGTATAGCCCATGAGATCTCTGTATCTAATGAACCTTTGGCCATTGATGACGTGAAAAGCAGCAATAAGCCAGTTGGCATATAAAGTATAGAGCCCAAAAATCAGCAGGCATGTGATACCCCATGCCCAACCCAAAGGCTTCAATTGAAGATTTGAAAAGCTCAATATGTACCCACAATTGAAGCTTGTTGTCAGCATCAACCCAACTTGTTGCCATGAATCTGTAGCAAGTTATCATTCACTTCAGAATTTAAGATTCAAGTATCTCACATTAGAAAATGATTAAAGGACGCCCTAGAAATGTAGAGAAGAAACAAGACAATTGATCAGTTGTCAAGAAATTAGCTAGAGTATGTATCAAGCTAACACCGTTTCTCAATGGCCGAAAAAGGCCAACACTTTCCTCTCTCCCTCACATGCAAGCACGACCTAATTTGCACGTGAAGAGCTAGACATCACCTATGGCCTCTTGCAAACGCAAACAAGGATATGGTACAATGCTAAAAAATCGATCATTACCTGAAAACCATTATCTGCGAGGAAATAGGTCAAGAATGCATGTGTATCAAGTTATCAAACAAGACCCAAATGAGGATTGACTTGGTAGAACACAATGCAGAGTATTGTATAATAACTTCAGGAAATTTTGGAAGGTAAACTTGCATTCTAAATATAGAAAGCTTATGATTTAAACATACCATTGCCTATGATATGAGCAGATTGGCGGGCATATTCGTTGCTCAAAGCTTTGTGCTTACTTGGGGTTCCCTCTGTTTCCTCCATTGCAGCACCAATAAAGA encodes the following:
- the LOC133706875 gene encoding proline transporter 2-like; the protein is MEETEGTPSKHKALSNEYARQSAHIIGNDSWQQVGLMLTTSFNCGYILSFSNLQLKPLGWAWGITCLLIFGLYTLYANWLIAAFHVINGQRFIRYRDLMGYTCGRKMNYITFFLQYLVILLTNMGFILLGGKALKAINAEFSDSPWRLQYFIILTGVAFFIFAFCVPTMSDMGIWLIPSTIVTFVYVIILLVVLIGDGKANTNRDYHVSGSKEDRVFKALNAISAIVVCSSSGLVPEIQSTLRKPVVANMRKALYMQFTVGLLFYYGVTIAGYWAFGSKVSEYLPNQLSGPRWIKVFINAAVFVQSIVSQHTFVIPIHEALDTKFLHLDKSINSAENLKRRFCIRALLFAGNTLVTAAIPFMGDFVNLFGALALIPLTLVFPSLIFINVKGKTARPHQNLWHWFNIITFSLIALAATISAVRLIVYNVEKYSLFSNS
- the LOC133706874 gene encoding putative pentatricopeptide repeat-containing protein At5g37570, translated to MIIRATTVTKNHPNNKADGAAALLKACSSVRHLKQIHAHILRSNLHRNASLASTLISLYASLSSSSSPRYTHHVFTSFPNPNLSLFNHAIRAFSKTHSLCSEAMVLYNQMVRAGMRPDNYSFPFMLNSCAARSDIFQGVEVHGRIVKTGFGFCVPVSNALIDMYGKCGELETARKVFDEMRERDVVSYNAILGAHARGGVDMEGAAILFEGMQWRNAISWNAIIVGYVNSGDVVSARDVFDRMPGRNVVSWTTMLVGYTKNGFMDMANGVFDEMPERSLICWTAMISGYSQNGRPSEALSLFRRMEKSGVKPDAFTMTALISALAQLGRADLANWIGSYVDREGIEQNEQVLTALVDMHAKCGNMEEACRVFEKIPWKDVFSYSAIITGLASHGHGIKALEIFRRMLAENIEPDHVTFVGVLTACGHAGLVEDGMTYWESMIKDYNIQPGADHYACVVDMLGRAGKLNEAHNLVKGMPMGPQPGALGALLAACRTYGNLHIAESIAEKLFKLEPENTGNYMLLSGIYASKERWDEAKKVREAMNKKSGIKLPGFSWVEISKGHSTQLKNQI